Proteins from a genomic interval of Rhipicephalus microplus isolate Deutch F79 chromosome 6, USDA_Rmic, whole genome shotgun sequence:
- the LOC142766074 gene encoding uncharacterized protein LOC142766074, whose translation MPSSKKQSGKKVDWKQTTRKGCSVRLWLGYAAPLLLTPAAVVNSDMMWCLSLCLLIVTWTLLGTVPVPLAWLLPFFVLPLAGVTSISDLSHMFMKVSCATWPGRDLLV comes from the exons ATGCCTTCCTCCAAGAAGCAGAGCGGCAAGAAAGTCGACTGGAAGCAGACGACTCGAAAGGGGTGCAGCGTCCGCCTGTGGCTGGGCTACGCGGCACCCCTACTCCTGACGCCGGCGGCTGTCGTCAACAGCGAC ATGATGTGGTGCCTGTCGCTGTGTCTGCTCATAGTCACGTGGACCCTGCTGGGCACCGTGCCGGTGCCGCTCGCCTGGCTGCTTCCCTTCTTCGTTCTTCCCCTGGCGGGCGTCACCTCCATCTCGGACCTCTCCCACATGTTCATGAAGGTGAGTTGCGCCACGTGGCCAGGACGTGACCTCCTTGTTTAG
- the LOC142765026 gene encoding solute carrier family 13 member 2-like, protein MHAPQGVLTNVHPLYYALPVAMATCTPTVLPTAAPSIAVVTSCMDVQIVDILYPGLAVKLSSILLVLATVNTVGVWLFSLGDLPAWAVAKNGIMTGALANASSAA, encoded by the exons ATGCACGCACCGCAGGGCGTGCTCACCAACGTGCACCCTCTGTACTACGCCCTGCCCGTGGCCATGGCGACATGCACGCCCACTGTGCTGCCGACGGCGGCTCCCAGCATCGCCGTCGTCACCTCGTGCATGGACGTTCAAATCGTCGACATC CTCTACCCGGGGCTGGCCGTGAAGCTGAGCTCCATCCTCCTCGTGCTCGCCACGGTGAACACAGTCGGCGTCTGGCTGTTCTCCCTCGGCGACCTGCCCGCTTGGGCCGTCGCCAAGAACGGCATCATGACGGGCGCACTCGCCAACGCCAGCAGTGCTGCCTAG